The Cuculus canorus isolate bCucCan1 unplaced genomic scaffold, bCucCan1.pri scaffold_105_arrow_ctg1, whole genome shotgun sequence genome has a window encoding:
- the LOC104054238 gene encoding olfactory receptor 14A16-like, with the protein MSNSSSITQFLLLAFADTRELQLLHFWLFLGIYLAALLGNGLIFTTIACDHHLHTPMYFFLLNLSVLDLGSISTTVPKSMANSLWDTRTISYSGCASQVFLLAFFISAEFSLLTIMSYDRYVAICKPLHYGTLLGSRACVHMAAAAWGAGFLNALLYTANTFSLPLCQGNAVEQFFCEIPQILKLSCSHSYVRDVALIDVIACLCLGCFVFIVVSYVQIFRAVLRIPSEQGRHKAFSTCLPHLAVVSLFISTAGFAHLKPPSISSPPLDLLVSFLYSVVPPALNPLIYSLRNQQLKDAVWKLITGWFSEAMNCSSPSS; encoded by the coding sequence atgtccaacagcagctccatcacccagttcctcctcctggcattcgcagacacacgggagctgcagctcttgcacttctggctcttcctgggcatctacctggctgccctcctgggaaATGGCCTCATCTTCACCACTATCGCCTGTGACCACCatctccacacccccatgtacttcttcctcctcaacctctctgttcttgacctgggatccatctccaccactgtccctAAATCCATGGCCAATTCCCTGTGGGATACCAGGACCATCTCCTACTCAGGATGTGCTTCTCAAGTCTTTCTGCttgcctttttcatttcagcagagttTTCTCTCCTCACCATTatgtcctacgaccgctacgttgccatctgcaaacccctgcactacgggaccctcctgggcagcagagcttgtgtccacatggcagcagctgcctggggcgctgggtttctcaatgctctgctgtacacggccaatacattttccctgcccctctgccagggcaatgctgtggaacagttcttctgtgaaatccctcagatcctcaagctctcctgctcacactcctacGTCAGGGACGTTGCACTTATTGATGTTATTGCCTGTTTATGTTtgggctgttttgttttcattgtggtgtcctatgtgcagatcttcagggcagtgctgaggatcccctcagagcagggacggcacaaagccttttccacgtgcctccctcacctggccgtggtctccctCTTTATCAGTACTGCAGGGTTTGCCCACCTGAAGcccccctccatctcttctccGCCCTTGGACCTTCTGGTGTCatttctgtactcagtggtgcctccagcactgaatcccctcatctacagcttgaggaaccagcagctcaaggatgcagtgtggaaactgataaCTGGATGGTTCTCTGAAGCAATGAACTGCTCATCACCTTCTTCATAG
- the LOC128850589 gene encoding olfactory receptor 14A16-like, translated as MSNSSSITQFLLLAFADTRELQLLHFWLFLGIYLAALLGNGLIITTIACDHHLHTPMYFFLLNLSLLDLGSISTTLPKSMANSLWDTRTISYLGCVTQVFLFIFFFTAEYSLLTVMSYDRYVAICKPLHYGTLLGSRACVHMAAAAWGAGFLYALLHTANTFSLPLCQGNAVDQFFCEIPQILKLSCSDAALREVGFLVFSVFLSFGCFVFIVVSYVQIFRSVLRIPSEQGRHKAFSTCLPHLAVVSLFISTGMFAYLKPPSVSSPSLDIVLSFLYSVVPPALNPLIYSLRNQQLKDAVWKLISGWFSEAMNCSSSSA; from the coding sequence atgtccaacagcagctccatcacccagttcctcctcctggcattcgcagacacacgggagctgcagctcttgcacttctggctcttcctgggcatctacctggctgccctcctgggcaacggcctcatcatcaccaccatcgcctgtgaccaccacctccacacccccatgtacttcttcctcctcaacctctcccttcttgacctgggatccatctccaccacccttcccaaatccatggccaattccctctgggaCACCAGGACCATTTCCTACTTGGGATGTGTTACCCAAGTCTTtctatttatcttcttttttactGCAGAGTATTCTCTTCTCACGGTcatgtcctacgaccgctacgttgccatctgcaaacccctgcactacgggaccctcctgggcagcagagcttgtgtccacatggcagcagctgcctggggcgctgggtttctctatgctctgctgcacacggccaatacattttccctgcccctctgccagggcaatgctgtggaccagttcttctgtgaaatcccacagatcctcaagctctcctgctcagatGCTGCCCTGAGGGAGGTTGGCTTTCTGGTGTTTAGTGTCTTTTTAtcatttggctgttttgttttcattgtggtgtcctatgtgcagatcttcaggtcAGTGCTGAGGAttccctctgagcagggacggcacaaagccttttccacgtgcctccctcacctggccgtggtctccctCTTTATCAGCACTGGTATGTTTGCCTACCTGAAACCCCCCTccgtctcctctccatccctggacattgtgctgtcatttctgtactcagtggtgcctccagcactgaaccccctcatctacagcttgaggaatcagcagctcaaggatgcagtgtggaaactgatatCTGGATGGTTCTCTGAAGCAATGAACTGCTCATCATCTTCTGCATAG
- the LOC104058464 gene encoding LOW QUALITY PROTEIN: olfactory receptor 14A16 (The sequence of the model RefSeq protein was modified relative to this genomic sequence to represent the inferred CDS: deleted 1 base in 1 codon) yields MSNSSSITQFLLLAFTDTRELQLLHFWLFLGIYLAALLGNGLIIITIVCDYHFYTPMYFFLLNLSVLDLGSISTTVPKAMSNFLWNTRAISYQGCVAQVFLFIFLLGAEYFLLTIMSYDRYVAICKPLHYGTLLGSRACVHMAAAAWGAGFLNALLHTANTFSLPLCQGNAVEQFFCEIPQILKLSCSHSFLGEDGLLDVSACLFFGFFVFIVVSYVQIFRAVLRIPSKQGRHKAFSTCLPHLAVVSLFLSTGMFANLKPPSIFSPSLDLVVSVLYSVVPPALNPLIYSLRNQQLKDAVWKLMSGFFKHR; encoded by the exons atgtccaacagcagctccatcacccagttcctcctcctggcattcacagacacacgggagctgcagctcttgcacttctggctcttcctgggcatctacctggctgccctcctgggcaacggcctcatcatcatcaccatcgTCTGTGATTACCACTTCtacacccccatgtacttcttcctcctcaatctctctgttcttgacctgggatccatctccaccactgtccctAAAGCGATGTCCAACTTCCTCTGGAACACCAGGGCCATCTCCTACCAAGGATGTGTtgcccaagtctttctcttcatcttcttgCTTGGAGCAGAGTATTTTCTcctcaccatcatgtcctatgaccgctacgttgccatctgcaaacccctgcactacgggaccctcctgggcagcagagcttgtgtccacatggcagcagctgcctggggcgctgggtttctcaatgctctgctgcacacggccaatacattttccctgcccctctgccagggcaatgctgtggaacagttcttctgtgaaatccctcagatcctcaagctctcctgctcacactccttCCTCGGGGAGGATGGGCTTCTTGATGTTAgtgcctgtttattttttggt ttttttgttttcattgtggtgtcctatgtgcagatcttcagggcagtgctgaggatcccctcaaagcagggacggcacaaagccttttccacgtgcctccctcacctggccgtggtctccctGTTTCTCAGCACAGGCATGTTTGCTAACCTGAAGCCCCCCTCCAtcttttctccatccctggatcTGGTGGTGTcagttctgtactcagtggtgcctccagcactgaaccccctcatctacagcctgaggaaccagcagctcaaggatgcagtgtggaaactgatgAGTGGATTTTTTAAGCATCGGTGA